In the genome of Dromiciops gliroides isolate mDroGli1 chromosome 1, mDroGli1.pri, whole genome shotgun sequence, the window acttcgacacctagctgcccccaccatcagGCTTTACAGGTATGATTGGTAGCTAATTTCATCAGCATGCTGAactctttcagagttgtttctcCTCACATTATTATTGTGATCATCAtgtaaactgttctcctggttctattcacttcactccacattagttcatataaatctctcCACAtgtctttgtcattttcctcattttttaaataactgttttaagACTAAgtttgagggggaagctaggtggcccagtggataaagcacaggccctggagtcaggagaacctgagttcaaatttgacctcagacacttgacaacttactagctgtgtgaccttgggcaagtcacttaaccccaattgcctcaccaaaaaaaacccaccaaaaaacccaaaaccccaccaccactacaacaacaaaaacaaaacaataaagtgaaatttttaaaaaaaagactaagtcTGGTGGTCTTCAGACCACGATGAGAATTTCCCCGTAAGAAAGGCAGTAGCTTATAGAATCTATGCATGGAAACCATTGTTATAAGATTAGGTCTGATGATCTTGAGGCTGTCATGATGGTGTCCCCATAAGGGAGGCTGTGAGCTTATAGAACGTGCTCATGGAAAAAATACTGACAATATTTTTCTAAGTTTTGTATAGCTGTGTGCCCAAAATAATATCTTGTCCACTACCAGCTTGTTTTTCTACCTGATgaacaaccccctcccccccccccccccccccgcaaataaTATTGTGCTCTGAGACCTGATCTGTAACTGGGCTAGTTGGGGGGCACCCAAAATTAGAGTTTAAGAACCCCAGTCTCAGAAGGGCACTTTGGAGCACACCTTCCTGATGCTCCCCAACACAGTGCCACTGTTATATGATAGTGGGTGTATGAGTTGTACATTgggtccctttcttcctttccccttcctcctcttccttatttGTCAATAAAACATCGCATTGAACTAATTCCCATTGTTTTACATGTTATTCTCAGCATCTGAACTCATTAAGGGAAAATTTTCCTAGAAGCCTCTGGCTGGCCCACTCCTGAAACATGAAACAAATACCCAAAGAAGGACTTAACGTACTGATAACTGCACCTTCACTTGGGGAACATGGTGCTTTGAGCCCAGTCGTAGAAAGCAAGGATCAACAGTGGACCCCCATGCACTCTGAGGAAGGACTCCATTAGGCCAGAGGACTTCCAAAACAATAGAACATTCAtatgccaaaatttgttcagccattctccagtagaTGGACACCTAGTTTGTTTCTAGCTTTTTATTACAACAAAAAgtgtaataaataaattttaaatatttaaataaaattgcattttaaataaataaatattcctgtacattcctttccctctgtctttgacctccttataGTATATCTCTAATAACATTTTCTCTACGTTAAATGGTACCCAAAGTTTAGTGATTTTTGGAGTATAATCCCAAATTATTGTCCAGAATGTTTGAACAAATTAATAGTGTATGTATGCCTGTCCTGCTATAACCCCACTTTATTAGCTTTATTATCTAAAAGAACAAAACCTGattcccctccctcctgcctttgcaaagaagggagcTGGAGGTGCctcttcatctctcttctttggggtgAAGCTTTGTCATTAAAATTTCCTACCACTCAGCTGTAGTTGTTTTgtggtggttctttccatttcccttgTTGTAGGAATTGTGTATATTACAtagattgttttcctggttccaattatttcattttgtatcagttcatatacgtTTTCTCATGCTTCTTTGTAgtcatcatattcataatttcttaaagaaCAACAATATTCCTTTGTgtctatgtatcttttttttttttttttgcggggcaatgagggttaagtaacttgcccagggtcacacagctagtaagtgtcaagtgtctgaggctggatttgaactcaggccctcctgaatccagggccagtgctttgtcccctgcaccacctaactgcccccgtgTCTATGTATCTTAATGTACCATTATGAAGTTGATGGGCATCATTTTGTTTACAGTTTTTTGTGATCAgtggaggggttgggggaggggggcagctaagctATTCAGCCTCTGCTATTTATCCTTGCTCTACTACTAGTTCATTGCCCAGATGTGGCTCCCAGTATAAACATTTTCATTCTGCTCTGTGAAGTTGTAATAAATGAATCTATAATTATTACTTTTTGAtcttctatttcctagccagAGACAATCTTTTTGGCAAAACACTGCAGTTTTAgatctatctttttcttttcttcagttgcTCCCTTCAATGCTTCCTCCCAACTTCATTTCCAATAAATACACTCAAATTAGCAATGCCCGTGGTTAACCCCATTTATTTCAATGCCTCTtagaagacaaagaaaacaaaggtaaACAGACTTTTACTACACCCAAAGGAAAAGGCTTCAGGTTCCCATGAGGGAGcccaaagggagaaaagaaatacatattgggaaggggagaaagttTAGCAAAATAGCATCCATCCTAACACAACTCCTGCCTTATCAGCCCACACAACCTCACTTCCAGGGTCTTTGTTTctattacttttttccttttactattACTTTGTTCCTATTACTATTTATAGAAGCTACCTCCACCCTGTTTTTCTGCTCTTCCAATTTTAAGCAGTTTCTGGAATCCTCACCTCTTCCAGCTCTGTGGATCTTCTAGGCTGGGCTTCTCCATTGAAAGTCCAGGCTGGTAAGcacactttacttttttttttttttaagtgaggcaattggggttaagtgacttgcccggggtcacacaactagtaagtgtgaagtgtctgaggtcagatttgaactcaggtactcctgactccagggccagtgctttatccactgcgccacctagctgctcccttatttagttttgagttccaaattatatccctccaggggcagctaggtggcgcagtagatagagcactggccctggagtcaggagtacctgagttcaaatccggcctcagacacttcacacttactagctgtgtgaccctggtcatttaacccccattgccctgcccctccaaaacaaacaaaaaaaccctctctaaataaaaatgcttattattatataaaataaaatataaaaaagactaaaaaagaaatacaggggcagctagatggtgcagtggttaaagcactggccctggattcaggaggacctgagttcaaatccagcctcagacacttgacacttactcgctgtgtgaccctgggcaagtcacttagcccccattgcctgcaaaaaaaaaaaagaaagaaagaaagaaatacattccTTCAATAGCCACCAGGAAGGTTAGGTTCTTACTCTGGATCACAAGATATGGATTGTGTAAAACTTCCTAAGACATCAACAGATGTAGATGGGGCCAGTTATTATGGAGAATGGCCTCAataccagtggtgtcaaatacaaatagaaatgagaatcattggactggggccgctaggtggcacagtagataaagcacaggccctggattcagaaggacctgagttcaaatccagcctcagacacctgacacttaactagctgtgtaaccttgggcaagtcacttaaccccaattgcctcaccaaaaaaaaaaaaagagagagagagagagagaatcactgAACTGTCCAAAATGAGTCCTGCAGGACACATATTGACTTGGGAAACACAGATTATTTATCTGTgtcttgttttattatttgtgtcttattttatttttagttattttgttaaatacttcccaatgacattttaatctggttgggctGCATTCATGATTGTTGTGGGCCCCCTTTGGGCAGCATGTTTAATGCCTCTACTCTATAAAGCTCTATAACCTTTAATTCATTTGAACAATATCTGATCGAAGGGTCCTCTTtcccatatattaaattttttttttttggtgaggcaattaggattaagtgacttgcccagggtcacacagctagtaagtgtcatgtgtctaaggctggatttgactcaggtcctccttaatccagggctggtgatctatccactgcaccacctagctgcccccatatattaaTTTTCTAGAGGCACTTTTTCTTCATAGTAACCTAGGAGAAGGCTCTATCTTCTTTATCTCATCCCTCCCCACTACATCAGTTTATTTGGGAAGGGATTGGACAAGATAATTTTAAAGatactttctaactctaaatgtatgattccTTTCTAGAAAACCCCAAGAGAAAACAGATCATaccaaaaggggaaaagatcATTAAACTAGGGCTAGAGGGACTCTCcgtcttaaaattattttgtatagctttgtatgtatttatcaagaaacacagggtgtttccttgatgaaacaatctGTATATATATTGTATCTCCCAATAGAacataataacaatatttataatactttatggatactatctcatttgatgcttataACACTCTTGTGACATAAGTGCTATTAtactgttttacaggtgaggaaattaaggctctgAAAATCTAGGTGACTTCATGGTTATAGagcaataagtgtcagaggcaggattcaaacccaggccacCCTcaaccaacctcattctctctacATTTCCCAGTGTTTTTTTCTGAATCGAAAGagttgtctttctatctccagcacctagcaaagtACCTACcgagcacacagtaggtgcttaatgtatgtttgttgaattgaatcaaataaaGGTCACGAAAATAGTGAATAGCAGAGGCAGGATGCTAACTCAGGTCCTCGACCTGTTATTCAAGTATTCAAGGAGCAAAGCCCAAGGGATACTAGCTAAATCCTCatttaacaattctttttttttttttttttgcagggcaatgagagttatgtgacttgcccagggtcacacagctagtaagtgtcaagtgtctgagaccgaatttgaactgaggtactcctgaatccagggccagtgctttatccactgcgacacctagctgcccccctcatttaaCAATTctacacagagacacagaagcACTTTTTCCCTTATAAAGCAAACGCTGTTTACTTCCCAAGCTAACTACCTGacaatctgacctcccttttaATAATAGAGGAGGTGTTGCTAAGCCTCTACTGTACCCAAATGAAGGCCTAGGTGCTGATGACTGATAGGGAAAACCcctgagagaggagggggagttGAGGGGGTAAGGGGACAAAATTAGACACAGACTCCTAGATTTGGATCTCACCTCTATCCTCAGACTTGACTTGAGATAAATCTGTACTTACCTTTATGTGTCATTCAAACAAACGTTCTTCCTATCTCTGCTCCCCTCACCAACCAGTAATTTTACCTACCTTCTAAGGACAGTGAAAAAAATGTGACTGACAATACTCTGAGGCGGTGATACTCAAACACCCAAATTATTATGCTCAGATAAGTTTCTCTCACCTACCCAATGTTATCATCTAGAGAGAAGTGGGAATTTTTTGTGGACTTTGACAATCTGGAATAAGGGGGCATCAGAATTTGACTGTtctctcaccccccacccccttctttctctctccccttgcaATAGTAAGACGTGGAAAGTGGCCCTGGGCAGGTACTGGGCACCACAGGCTGTCCCTTCCTGCATAATAGATAAGGCGGGTGGCAAGAACAGAACATGATCAGGAAAGAGAGTCGGTCTGTCTGGAAGTTGTCTGACACATCCCAGCGCTATTGCCAAAACTGATGTCTCCATTGGCAGGAACAGCAAAAAGGGAGGGAGCTGCTGCTTCCCCAAGGCAAATGGAGTGATTAGGTAATTTAGCAATGCCCTGGAGATCTGTCCCCCTTCAAGGctattgggggagggaagagggtcCTAACCGGGACTATTCTTGAATCGGAAGTCCCGTCATCAAAGAAGGagacactggggcagctaagtggcgcagtggatagagcaccagccctggagtcaggaggacctgagttcaaatgtggcctcagacacttaacacttactagctgtgtgaccctgggcaagccacttaaacctaattgcctcacttaaaaaaacaaaaaaaaaggagacactGTAGCATTGGCAACACTCAGATGTCTTATTTCCTAGGGCTGAGACCTCTCAGAGATCTGGAGAGGTCcaaagtttgttttttgtggttttttttttttttttcagtgaggcaattggggttaagtgacttgcccagggtcacacagctagtaagtgttaagtgtctgaggccaaatttgaattcaggtcctcctgactccagggccggtgatctatccacttcgacacctagctgccctgagaggtcCAAAGTTATCTGAAGCacttgagtggagaaaaggagaaaatgcaCCTGtaatggagaggaaaataatttattgccAGAGACATAGAGACCGGGAATGTCCCAAACCAGAACTagcaattttgtttgttttttgtggggcaatgggggttaagtgacttgcccaaggtcacacagctagtaagtgtcaagtgtctgaggccagatttgaactcaggaactcctgaatccagggctggtattttatccactgtgccacctagctgccccagaactagcAATTTTGGCACCCTAGTCAAGCCTCATATCAGCTTTTTAAGACAAATTTAGATAGGAGTCAAGAGCCTAGGACATTTTGAGGCTGCTGCTGAGGTCTGActggagaagggggaggctgaACCAGACTAGAGAGTTCAAGTGAGTTGATAGCTTCTAGTTTTGAATTATTATTCTTGCTAAATAGGTGCCCTGCAACTTAGGTAGTtggtagaacactggacttgaactcTGGAAGACTTGCTATCAAAGActtaccctctctctctctttttttcgtgaggcaattggggttaagtgacttgcccagggtcacacagctagtaagtgtcaagggtctgagaccggatatgaacttaggtcctcctgaatccagggccatgctctatccactgtaccacctagctgccccaaaggcttTCTCTCAAAGCAGTCACTAAagctctttgagactcagtttcctcatctgtaaaatgaggctagtCATAATACCTGGCCCACAAGGTTGAgattgaggaccaaatgagacaatgtatgttGGCAAATCTTAATGTGTTCTACAAATGTTAGTTATCgttatcattattactactaATAAGCTCAGTTGTTTTGGATATAGAAAGGGTGTAAGTGCCATTGTAGTAggggtggatttaattgatcaaattgatcatgaggcatcccaaagaattacaagactcagtgattcagtttcccaagttttattgaaatactgtgctGACCATAGGGAGGAGCCTCaaatagggggatgaaaatggttatatttacagtaagaaaaagtaggttatctcctcattatcttaagcCCCtacttaaggaggtacatgggagatcttatcctaatttggacttcctggggtcctaagacaacctccaaggcaggtacctttttccttggaggtgtgtttttggggtttacacatcataaggtgaacctaaggacacatttgatcCTTTCTACTCATGTTCATGAAGACATGCTTAGACTTGTCAGAaccagagggtctctctgttttgggtatctctttactttaaatctagtttctaggtgtcctgtcatctaggaatattaatggctattaatggttaatggtccctggttacagTCTCTATTGATGGTGAGGATTGATAGGGACAAACCGTCTTGGTTACCCTAAGATcacaaaccttagtttccctgttaacccttttagataCTATTAATAAGGATTCAAGTCTCAGTTTATCGGTTAACCCCTTTTTGTCTCCTCCATCACTATGAGAGTCCTCTACATTTCTGAAGCAAAGCTTCCTTCTCTCAGGGCTCTGGGAATGTCTAAAGATGATTCATCTGAAGGAGTCCTTGGGAAGAATCCTTGTGGCTGCCAAATTGAAGTTGAAAACAATGAATATTTGAGGTtggaaggaaagtgaaaagtagATGGCAGCACAATCCTTAGGAGGAAGAGGATAAAACTGTGTATAAAACTGGAACTTCTGAGGATCACAGACCACAGGCTGAACGGACAGTAGAGATCACTTATCTAGGGGCCCataaggggaagtgacttgcagAGAACAGTAGCTGGGAGTTGAATCTAGGTGTCCAGGACTCTTCCCATTTCGCTCTGCTGCCTCCCAGTCCCTAGCCCCAGTGAACCTGAGAACGACCAGTGGTTCATCCCCATCTgaggcttcagttttcccatctatactAACTAAACTAGATAACCTTTAAATCCCACTCTAATACTTATATTCTGCTATATTTCCCTACCTGACACAAAAGTACATGCTCAAAGAGAAGAAAGGCTGCGTGTGACCAAAAGAATACAGATGGTTCCAGACCAGACTGCCTTCTGGTCTCACATGTGCTTGCCACGGGttgaggaggagaaaggatggagggaagagaaggaaaaaataaataggagACCCGAAAGGCGGGCCGCACgggtaaaaagaaacaaagcagaGAAATTCTGGGCTTCGTCGGCCGCCGTACCACCCGGAGAGTCAGTCGCTATAGTAACATCGGAAAGCGGCGGGAGGAGGCGACTTTGTCTTAAGGTTCGCGCGCGCCTGGGGTTCCTGCTGCTCTGGTGGGGCTAGGGCAGGGGCGTCTCGCGGCCTAATAAATATTCACTCGCCTTTTCTGCATAGGTAATGAGCTAGGAGCGAAGTGGGAGCGCGGACGGGGGCCGGGAGTAGGGGACCGGGAGGGAGGGCGGCGACGGCGGCCGTTAGGGAGTGGAGCCCGAGGCTGGGCGGGTGGGTGTGTTGGGGGCAAGCGGCCAGGAGGTTGCGGCGGGGACTGTCCGACTGAGGGGAGGCCCGAGCAGCCCCTGGCTGTTCCCAGCCCACGGGCGCAAAGGAGCCGccctggggaggtggggagagccGGTCCTTTGtctccttaggcctcagtttcctcttccaggTCCCGGGCCGGGGCGGGGGAGAGAAGGGGTttgtggggaagaaggggaggcagCCCCCGTGGGGGACTGAGGGCGGGGCTTCCCGGCCTGGGGCTGAGTCTTATCCCTCGGTCCGCTCGGGTAGCGGTCCGCTGCGGGGCCAGGTAACGGTGCCGCGGGCTTTGTAGAGTGGGAGATTCCCAGCTGTCAGTCTTTGTAAGTTTTCCACTTGGATTTCTCACTTTTGCCCCATATTTCTTGCTTCGCAATCTTTGATAaatcaaaacacacacactcgcactctctctttctcctcctcctttctccccttcctttctctttccctctctccttccctcctcctacttctccaaaccctgcctccctctccctctcttccctttccctccctccctccctctctctcctttagtCTCTATTCATATCTGTAGAAAGAAGAAGTCCTTTCAGCTATAAATCCCACATCCCTTGAGGGTGTTAAGAACTCAGACTGGTAAATGATGTTTTTGGAGTGGGAGGGTCTAGATTTGACTTCCAGAATGGCGGTTCACTACTTTGGTGACCTAGGGCCAGTCGTTTAACTTCTCAAGGacttaaatttccttttcttgtaaaatgcaaaatgagtAGATTGGACCTCAAGATCCTTTCCActactattttatatacatttttaaagaccCATCCTACAGGATAGTCTATTGTTCTAAGACTCTTCCCACCCACTTTCCCCCACTTGCAGCTTCTGGACCAACACAGAGCAGCCTGCCCCATGGATGTGAGTCACTGACCCCCCACTCTTGTTCCTTGACCCTACCTATGTTATTCTCCCCAATTCTAAATCCTTTGTTCTGCTAATCTTGCTGCCCTTCTACCCCTCCCAATCCTATCCATATTCCTCCCATTTTGTGTCCCTGAGGTACCCACCCTCTCCCTATCCTTTTGTTACCCATTCCTCCCTATAACTATAGCTCACAGAGGCTTCCTCTAGCAAACTGAACCTAGACCGGGGTCCTGTGGTGAGTGTCTCCTTGCCCATTCCTGCTATCGTCTTCATCAGTGTGGTTGTCTACTTGCTGCTGCTTAGCCTGGTGCTGCTGGCCAGACATTATTTGGTGGTGAGGAGGCACCCAGAGAGGGGAGGGCAGGTGGGAGTGGGCAGTACCAGTGTAGGGAAGTAGAAAAGAAGGGCTCAGGTATCCCAGCCTTACTCCCCCAGCTCTGACTTTTCCCCAAATACCCCATTCTTTTTCTACTCTGGTTCACATTCCTCCAGAACCCAAGTATTCCCTTGAAATCTTGCTTTCCTCTCATAATTCTGGCTTCTGGTTTCCCCTGCCCCTTTCAAGAAGCCAGAAAGCTCTCCCCAGGTCCCATCTCTCCATTGGTATGTGAATTGCCCCATATGGACAAGAGGGAAAGGGTAATAATGAGGAAAACTAGGAGTCTGAACTCTCTCTGACTCTCAGGAGCAAGATTGCTGCACAGACTGCAGAGGGTCCTGCAGGAAGGCAGATGCCCCTGGTCCCTTTGAGTGTTGCCAGGGTTGTGCTGAAGCCTGTGACTTCCCTCTGCCCAGTCCAGCCCGATGCTTGGATGCCTGCTGCCCCCAGCCCATGGAAGCAGTGAGTGATTCCCTTTGACTCAGACATCCTTTGATTATCTTATTCCTCCTCTTCATTTATAAAGTCCTTCTCATCTTGACTTCTAGCTCAACACACCTACCCTTTCTAATCCCTGCTTCTGTCATAAAGATACGATTTTAATATCTTTATTAaggaaaggagaggcagaaagTCATAAATTATATTCTACAGCAAATCTTTTTCTAGTCATACAGTTTACTACAAGGTTGGAGAACACAAGATCCCacttttttacaaagaaaaattttgtttaaaagagAAAACTGCTATCTTA includes:
- the LOC122753106 gene encoding uncharacterized protein LOC122753106, which translates into the protein MVPDQTAFWSHMCLPRVEEEKGWREEKEKINRRPERRAARVKRNKAEKFWASSAAVPPGESVAIVTSESGGRRRLCLKLLDQHRAACPMDLTEASSSKLNLDRGPVVSVSLPIPAIVFISVVVYLLLLSLVLLARHYLVEQDCCTDCRGSCRKADAPGPFECCQGCAEACDFPLPSPARCLDACCPQPMEAGWAPQCPRCCPLCDCACACQLPDCQSLNCLCFEIKLR